A single region of the Thermococcus sp. Bubb.Bath genome encodes:
- a CDS encoding class III signal peptide-containing protein, producing MRRGQVSLEFMFIFSIIAILLVYSINNTTFKQGSASVDTMTVQVALEGKHVINTISGTISQVYSQGPGSKATTYVSVSYLSDKDMLLKTFNSSNITITQVGTNVSITIGDKAITTGDKKNTFTTTTIYNTPHKDSISISAFPRILKIVVQWNPDLNESWSFDPTNGELDININPGG from the coding sequence ATGAGAAGGGGTCAGGTTTCGCTGGAATTCATGTTTATCTTCTCAATCATCGCCATCCTGTTAGTTTACTCCATCAATAACACGACGTTCAAGCAAGGGTCCGCATCGGTTGATACAATGACCGTTCAGGTGGCCCTTGAGGGCAAGCATGTGATAAACACAATCTCCGGGACTATCAGCCAGGTCTATTCTCAGGGCCCCGGTTCAAAGGCAACCACATACGTGAGCGTCTCTTATCTCTCAGACAAGGATATGCTCCTCAAAACATTCAACTCATCTAACATAACCATAACCCAAGTTGGAACCAACGTATCAATCACCATTGGAGATAAGGCAATAACGACGGGAGACAAAAAGAACACGTTTACAACGACGACCATCTACAACACGCCCCACAAGGACTCCATCTCGATTTCAGCGTTTCCCCGAATCTTGAAAATTGTAGTTCAGTGGAATCCCGATTTGAATGAATCCTGGAGTTTCGACCCCACTAATGGAGAGCTTGACATAAACATCAACCCCGGTGGGTGA
- a CDS encoding DUF2341 domain-containing protein has translation MEARMMRRRGFLINSAVLVLLIPLLLLTATYTQVHYQIINSQSENMELEKLNWAVNYLDTDLRNTLQISGKRAILAMVNYTVSNEKFLSKANVSMRNLMINGKIEGYTSPLMGNQTLLYWFNTASNELIKRGLILRPSGNLEDSIDMEIVPLTSFKVAVKARIKNITLMDMNGKVIYQGSLPVRGYLYTVIDLDGVEDPVYAISTNGQYHRMIQPCSFSYPEFGEKPVKWLTGAGNSSVTHLVGTYGENILYSNDTIWSNSPEAKLVNPSVNPLELFRDGDRGYLYFGNVSVPVIGNNWAVSSSYKYRVNFTVDSNNFKPNSLTLLIMDTTSVRIEGKTLNKWVAHTSDKASILIYDSNGDPVNFWIEYWDSNSGKLWLWMKTTDVNKYSLYVSDDPSLETRGDPSGLFYLIDDFLYKNTDLWDFQSGTVSNGWYTFNNQISGSDTAISKKGFKPPFFVRWGMNTTNADAGVGIYRPPQGGGENYIDVVVRYGKLTKKSVYWPYNTTGTSSVSSLNDLRYSWKKGYTRYIYSLSDAQTAKSWLDSKLAKINGTTVEYKDYQVPIYLNVTTIQGINANGGKAAIKVVDENGNPLPFWIEYWNDNGALIWVKVNLSARYYTGIGSKKIKGTLFGKTVYSIYKVKESRGTLSYESRSDTYYKIPFVKTEKHTYYYITRYSYAGAHIKILYNTGSETRGDGDKVFEFFDDFNEPSLDTSKWNIGGDSSYISLSNGVLTLNGDSDPSTSDVWLWTRKTFPYYSYVVGMEVKVSSLAAQGWLWYLDNTNWAWMEDVYPKYKGRKYKGTYGHLYDFNVGNGNGNYYEDGGGYLTDEWTHIEVAVDDYHLIGDHYADMISYQNQSGPFVGTWSGNTTHVSYYDGFWDDIYAQNNTAIGLAQFMGSTSYDFIYVRKYLDLNSLTETVKKHEAQNKPTEYEATGSATQLALWKNWEELAKTTDGTSGFNRYELNVSSTRLNLTRITSNAHVGYNGDFSGSWNVSIVGKGVGSQSFDWIIVGPPYVTSGVKFGTPEGSGLVVWKAYASAAFDLQPFLSCLVNDRYFGLYDAPSFFERLEGKLDPASTGKNGEYWEAAKKMQEELGIAKDGSYYPIGLVSFIYYPSDDDLTSALKLLEKDPNSAIGNAISFADYYWLGYYFKDKFAQVATSPKAYRMWGISMGTGDYAYLSGVGFLIDNSTAETIMGKNAWKYLIYGG, from the coding sequence ATGGAGGCTAGGATGATGAGGAGAAGGGGATTCCTCATAAACTCCGCTGTACTGGTTCTCCTTATCCCACTCCTCCTGTTGACCGCCACGTACACCCAGGTTCATTATCAGATAATCAACAGCCAGAGCGAAAACATGGAACTGGAAAAACTCAACTGGGCAGTGAATTACCTAGACACGGACCTTAGAAACACCCTTCAAATATCGGGAAAGAGAGCCATACTGGCCATGGTGAATTACACCGTGAGCAATGAAAAGTTCCTGAGCAAAGCGAACGTAAGCATGAGGAACCTCATGATAAATGGAAAGATCGAAGGCTACACTTCACCGCTGATGGGCAATCAAACGTTGCTCTACTGGTTCAACACTGCATCTAATGAGCTCATTAAGAGGGGGCTCATCCTCAGACCCTCGGGCAACCTTGAAGACAGCATTGACATGGAGATAGTCCCTTTGACGTCATTCAAAGTGGCCGTGAAAGCAAGGATAAAGAACATTACGTTAATGGACATGAACGGAAAGGTTATCTATCAGGGTAGCCTCCCTGTAAGGGGCTACCTCTACACCGTTATTGACCTCGATGGTGTGGAGGATCCAGTGTATGCCATATCAACAAACGGCCAATATCACAGGATGATCCAACCGTGCAGCTTCTCGTACCCAGAGTTTGGTGAGAAACCAGTTAAGTGGCTCACGGGCGCTGGAAACTCAAGTGTAACACATCTCGTTGGAACTTATGGGGAGAACATACTCTACAGCAATGATACGATATGGTCAAACTCCCCAGAGGCAAAGCTTGTTAATCCTTCGGTCAACCCATTGGAACTTTTCAGGGACGGAGACAGGGGCTACCTTTACTTCGGCAACGTCAGCGTCCCGGTTATCGGCAACAACTGGGCAGTCAGCAGCAGCTACAAGTACCGCGTCAACTTCACGGTTGATAGTAACAACTTCAAGCCCAACAGTTTAACCCTCCTCATAATGGACACAACCTCCGTTAGAATCGAAGGAAAGACTCTAAATAAATGGGTCGCCCACACGAGCGATAAGGCATCGATACTGATCTACGACTCCAACGGCGACCCCGTCAACTTCTGGATAGAATACTGGGATAGCAACAGTGGAAAGCTGTGGCTATGGATGAAGACGACCGACGTTAACAAGTATTCCCTCTACGTCTCGGACGACCCCTCCCTCGAGACGAGGGGCGATCCAAGCGGGTTGTTCTACCTCATAGACGACTTCCTCTACAAGAACACCGACCTATGGGACTTCCAGAGCGGAACGGTGAGCAACGGCTGGTACACTTTCAATAACCAGATTTCAGGGAGCGATACAGCGATATCCAAGAAAGGATTCAAACCTCCTTTCTTCGTCCGCTGGGGCATGAACACGACAAACGCCGATGCCGGCGTGGGCATTTACAGGCCTCCGCAGGGCGGTGGGGAGAACTACATTGATGTTGTTGTGAGATACGGTAAACTAACAAAGAAGAGCGTTTACTGGCCTTATAACACCACGGGAACATCATCCGTTTCAAGTCTCAATGACCTTAGATACAGTTGGAAAAAGGGATACACCCGTTATATCTACTCTTTAAGTGATGCCCAAACCGCCAAGTCCTGGCTCGACTCGAAGCTCGCCAAGATAAATGGAACGACCGTTGAGTATAAAGATTATCAAGTTCCGATATACCTTAACGTAACTACAATTCAAGGAATTAATGCGAACGGTGGAAAGGCCGCCATAAAGGTAGTCGATGAGAACGGCAACCCTCTCCCATTCTGGATAGAATACTGGAACGACAACGGGGCGCTGATATGGGTTAAGGTTAACTTGTCGGCAAGATACTATACAGGTATAGGTTCGAAAAAAATCAAAGGGACACTTTTTGGAAAGACAGTGTATTCTATTTACAAAGTTAAAGAATCTAGAGGAACATTGAGTTATGAGAGCAGGTCTGACACTTACTACAAAATACCCTTTGTTAAAACTGAGAAACACACCTACTATTACATCACCCGCTATTCATACGCAGGAGCCCACATCAAGATACTCTACAACACCGGGAGCGAGACAAGGGGAGACGGCGATAAGGTGTTCGAGTTCTTCGACGACTTTAATGAACCTTCCCTTGATACGAGCAAGTGGAACATCGGTGGTGACTCAAGTTACATCTCCCTCTCCAACGGCGTTCTAACCCTCAACGGAGATAGTGATCCCTCAACTTCAGACGTCTGGCTCTGGACGAGGAAGACGTTCCCATATTACAGCTACGTCGTCGGAATGGAGGTTAAGGTGAGCAGTTTGGCGGCTCAGGGCTGGCTGTGGTACTTAGACAATACCAACTGGGCATGGATGGAGGATGTTTATCCCAAGTACAAGGGGCGTAAATATAAAGGAACCTACGGTCACCTCTACGACTTCAACGTTGGTAATGGTAACGGGAACTATTATGAAGATGGTGGGGGGTACCTAACTGATGAATGGACCCATATCGAGGTTGCAGTAGACGACTATCATCTAATAGGAGATCACTACGCAGACATGATAAGTTACCAAAACCAGAGCGGGCCTTTTGTAGGAACTTGGAGTGGAAACACTACACATGTCAGTTACTATGATGGTTTTTGGGATGACATCTACGCTCAAAACAACACTGCCATTGGCTTGGCCCAGTTCATGGGCTCGACGAGCTATGACTTCATCTACGTTAGGAAATATCTCGACCTCAACTCCCTCACCGAGACTGTAAAGAAGCACGAGGCCCAGAACAAGCCGACCGAATACGAGGCAACGGGAAGCGCGACTCAGCTTGCACTGTGGAAGAACTGGGAGGAACTCGCAAAAACCACTGATGGTACAAGCGGTTTCAACCGCTACGAGCTCAACGTCAGCTCCACCAGGTTGAACCTCACGAGGATAACCTCAAATGCCCATGTGGGTTACAATGGCGATTTCTCAGGCTCCTGGAACGTCTCCATAGTGGGCAAAGGAGTTGGATCCCAGAGCTTTGATTGGATAATAGTAGGGCCACCCTACGTTACGAGCGGTGTAAAGTTCGGGACACCTGAGGGTTCGGGACTCGTGGTGTGGAAGGCTTACGCCTCTGCCGCATTTGACCTTCAGCCGTTCTTGAGTTGCCTCGTCAATGACCGTTACTTCGGTCTCTACGATGCCCCCAGCTTCTTCGAGAGGCTCGAAGGAAAGCTCGACCCTGCAAGTACGGGGAAAAACGGTGAGTACTGGGAGGCAGCTAAGAAAATGCAGGAAGAACTTGGAATAGCAAAGGACGGCAGTTACTACCCAATAGGCTTGGTTAGCTTTATATACTACCCCTCCGACGATGACCTGACCAGTGCTCTCAAACTCCTTGAGAAGGATCCGAACAGCGCCATTGGGAATGCTATCTCCTTCGCGGATTACTACTGGCTGGGCTACTACTTTAAGGATAAGTTTGCACAGGTGGCAACGTCCCCTAAAGCCTATAGGATGTGGGGGATATCAATGGGAACTGGAGACTACGCATACCTCTCGGGCGTCGGCTTCCTCATCGATAACTCCACTGCTGAGACCATCATGGGAAAGAACGCATGGAAGTACCTGATATACGGAGGATGA
- a CDS encoding DUF2101 family protein → MDIEEVLYTVGEGVERLVSVLGRATRNLLKPQKSETPPKFPISSRIIRRRNYTVHEMMSLHLQVVFFLYLAANALAVFFPHALYSLLILGFIYTIYFRWVTHRYGDYLIEPEPYTFFYSVASAIAFFAFLGFVGLRKLGVEVYYYYAYIIAITGLVIIFRYLFKSRYGRDYTYGVVEEVKNDLIRVFVHDDIAANVKPGYYWVPAVPDVEPDRVVKLLIEDRALKGAVPVRVLEVYLESQSSQSSTEPKAETE, encoded by the coding sequence ATGGATATCGAGGAAGTACTGTACACTGTGGGCGAGGGAGTGGAGCGTCTGGTATCGGTGCTTGGAAGGGCTACGCGTAATCTCCTAAAACCCCAAAAAAGTGAAACTCCCCCGAAATTTCCCATTTCCTCTCGTATCATCCGAAGGAGAAATTACACCGTCCATGAGATGATGAGCCTCCATCTTCAGGTAGTGTTTTTTCTATACCTCGCGGCAAACGCACTCGCAGTATTCTTTCCCCATGCTCTGTACTCCCTCTTAATCCTTGGTTTTATCTACACGATTTATTTTAGATGGGTCACCCACAGGTATGGGGACTATCTCATAGAGCCAGAACCGTATACTTTTTTCTATTCCGTGGCATCGGCTATAGCTTTCTTTGCATTTTTGGGATTTGTTGGCCTGAGAAAACTCGGCGTTGAGGTATACTACTATTACGCGTACATAATAGCAATAACAGGTTTGGTGATAATTTTTAGATACCTCTTTAAATCCCGTTACGGAAGGGACTACACCTACGGTGTCGTCGAGGAGGTGAAAAACGACCTCATCAGGGTCTTCGTCCACGACGACATAGCGGCGAACGTCAAGCCCGGCTACTACTGGGTTCCCGCCGTTCCCGATGTGGAACCGGATAGGGTAGTGAAGCTCCTGATAGAGGACAGGGCCCTGAAGGGGGCCGTGCCTGTGAGAGTTCTCGAGGTCTACCTTGAGAGTCAATCCTCCCAGAGCTCAACGGAGCCAAAGGCAGAGACCGAATGA
- a CDS encoding GMP synthase subunit A, with the protein MIIIMDNGGQYVHRIWRTLRYLGVEAKIIPNTTPLDEIKAMNPRGIIFSGGPDINRTGNCSAILEHYDEFNVPILGICLGHQLIAKHFGGRVGRGDKAEYSLVEIEIIEENDIFRGLSGKLRVWESHMDEVKEPPKRFRLLARSETCPVEAMKHESLPIYGVQFHPEVSHTEHGAEVYRNFAELCGEL; encoded by the coding sequence ATGATAATCATAATGGACAACGGGGGACAATACGTCCACCGTATTTGGAGAACGCTTCGCTACCTCGGAGTCGAGGCGAAGATAATCCCGAACACGACGCCGCTTGATGAGATAAAGGCCATGAATCCGAGGGGAATCATCTTCTCGGGCGGCCCGGACATCAACAGAACGGGAAACTGCTCTGCAATCCTGGAGCACTACGACGAGTTCAACGTCCCGATCCTTGGAATCTGTCTCGGCCATCAGCTCATAGCGAAGCACTTCGGCGGAAGGGTTGGGAGAGGTGATAAAGCGGAATACAGTCTCGTTGAGATTGAGATAATTGAGGAGAATGACATCTTCAGGGGGCTCTCCGGAAAGCTGAGGGTCTGGGAGAGCCACATGGACGAGGTCAAGGAGCCGCCCAAGAGGTTCAGGCTGCTCGCTAGGAGCGAGACTTGCCCGGTTGAGGCGATGAAGCACGAGAGCCTTCCAATCTACGGCGTTCAGTTCCATCCGGAGGTTTCCCACACCGAACACGGGGCAGAGGTCTACCGCAACTTCGCTGAGCTGTGCGGGGAGCTTTAG
- a CDS encoding type II toxin-antitoxin system VapC family toxin, whose amino-acid sequence MKVVLDTSVVVNLFSSFYPDRSEVAKKIAKLSEMGVLEVYIPRLGEFEFVSVLSRFLSGEMVREVHEIYLELIADFVGEGLLSGEILELAFSTGHRVPDLYFVATARYINAFLLTNDRKMADMAKSVGVKAFYLVEEANEFFKLVEVGE is encoded by the coding sequence ATGAAAGTCGTCCTTGATACCTCCGTTGTGGTTAATCTTTTTTCCAGTTTTTATCCAGATAGGTCAGAAGTTGCCAAGAAGATCGCGAAGCTCTCGGAAATGGGAGTTCTTGAAGTCTATATCCCGCGACTCGGAGAGTTCGAGTTTGTATCGGTTCTATCCAGATTCCTTTCCGGAGAGATGGTGAGGGAAGTCCACGAAATATACCTTGAACTCATTGCAGATTTTGTAGGGGAAGGACTTTTATCCGGTGAAATACTGGAGTTGGCCTTTTCAACAGGTCACCGCGTTCCTGACCTGTACTTCGTCGCGACTGCGCGATATATTAACGCCTTTCTCCTGACCAACGACAGAAAAATGGCCGATATGGCCAAGTCTGTTGGTGTGAAAGCTTTCTACCTAGTTGAAGAGGCCAATGAGTTTTTCAAACTCGTGGAGGTGGGTGAATGA
- a CDS encoding antitoxin family protein encodes MGENVEVIEAVYENGVLRPLKPLKLKEGEHLVIKLHQKDIVERTEKFRKMLSPENFKESPEEYLQKLREERL; translated from the coding sequence ATGGGGGAGAACGTTGAGGTCATAGAGGCCGTCTATGAGAACGGTGTGCTTAGACCGCTTAAGCCGCTGAAGCTGAAGGAAGGAGAGCATCTAGTGATAAAGCTCCATCAGAAGGACATAGTTGAGAGAACGGAAAAATTCAGAAAAATGCTCTCTCCTGAGAACTTCAAAGAAAGCCCTGAGGAGTATCTCCAGAAACTCAGGGAGGAACGGCTATGA
- the guaA gene encoding glutamine-hydrolyzing GMP synthase — MWENFIEEKVREIKETVGDGNAIIALSGGVDSSTAAVLAHKAMGNKLHAVFVNTGFMRKGEPEFVVKTFRDEFGLNLHYVDASERFFGELEGVIDPEEKRKIIGRVFIEVFEEVAREINADFLIQGTIAPDWIESQGKIKSHHNVGGLPERLNLKLIEPLRDLYKDEVRELAKELGLPEKIYNRMPFPGPGLAIRVLGEVTPEKVAVVREANAIVEEEIERVGLKPWQAFAVLLGVKTVGVQGDIRAYKETVAVRVVESLDGMTANAMAVPFEVLRRIAFRITSEIPEVGRVLYDITNKPPATIEFE, encoded by the coding sequence ATGTGGGAGAACTTCATTGAGGAGAAGGTAAGAGAGATTAAAGAGACCGTTGGCGATGGAAATGCGATAATTGCGCTCTCAGGTGGTGTTGACAGCTCGACCGCCGCAGTTCTGGCGCATAAGGCCATGGGGAACAAGCTACACGCGGTTTTCGTGAACACCGGCTTCATGCGCAAGGGTGAACCTGAATTCGTTGTTAAGACCTTCCGCGACGAGTTTGGGCTGAACCTCCACTACGTTGACGCGAGCGAGCGCTTCTTTGGCGAGCTGGAAGGCGTTATTGACCCCGAGGAGAAGAGAAAGATAATCGGCAGGGTCTTCATCGAGGTCTTTGAGGAGGTTGCGAGGGAGATAAACGCCGACTTCCTGATCCAGGGGACTATTGCTCCCGACTGGATAGAGAGCCAGGGCAAAATAAAGAGCCACCACAACGTTGGCGGTCTGCCCGAGAGACTCAACCTCAAGCTCATAGAACCACTCCGAGACCTCTACAAGGACGAGGTTCGCGAGCTGGCGAAGGAGCTCGGCCTCCCGGAGAAAATCTACAACCGCATGCCTTTCCCGGGGCCTGGCCTGGCCATCAGGGTTCTCGGTGAGGTAACCCCTGAGAAGGTCGCCGTGGTCAGGGAGGCCAACGCGATAGTTGAGGAGGAGATTGAGAGGGTGGGTTTAAAGCCCTGGCAGGCCTTTGCGGTGCTTCTGGGCGTTAAAACCGTCGGCGTTCAGGGCGACATAAGGGCCTACAAGGAGACAGTAGCGGTTCGCGTGGTGGAGAGCCTCGACGGAATGACGGCAAACGCGATGGCGGTTCCCTTTGAGGTGCTCCGGAGGATAGCCTTCAGGATAACCAGCGAGATTCCCGAGGTCGGAAGGGTGCTCTACGACATCACCAACAAGCCGCCCGCAACCATAGAGTTCGAGTAA
- the guaB gene encoding IMP dehydrogenase: MGGFEQKLVNALKGYTFDDVLLIPQATEVEPKDVDVSTGITPNVRLNIPILSAAMDTVTEWEMAVAMARGGGLGVIHRNMSIEEQAEQVKRAKRAERFIVEDVIIIKPDESLDYALFLMERNGVDGLPVVDDSGRVVGIITKKDIAAKQGAKVSEVMTGEVITVPETVTAEEAVQIMFDHMIDRLPVVDSEGRLVGLITMSDLAKRRKYKNAVRDGNGDLLVAAAVGPFDLERAKTLDRAGVDVIVIDTAHAHNLKAIKAMKEIRKAVDADLIVGNIANPKAVDDLTFADAVKVGIGPGSICTTRVVAGVGVPQVTAIALVADRAQEYGLHVIADGGIRYSGDIVKAIAAGADAVMLGSLLAGTKEAPGKEVVMNGRRYKQYRGMGSLGAMMKGGAERYYQKGHMKTKKFVPEGVEGVVPYKGPVGEVLYQLVGGLRSGMGYVGARNIPELKKRGEFVVITHAGYIESHPHDITITNEAPNYPLGK, translated from the coding sequence ATGGGCGGATTTGAACAAAAACTTGTTAATGCCCTTAAGGGCTATACCTTCGACGACGTTCTCCTGATACCGCAGGCGACGGAGGTCGAGCCGAAGGACGTGGACGTTTCTACGGGGATAACTCCCAACGTACGGCTTAACATCCCGATTCTCAGCGCGGCCATGGACACAGTTACAGAGTGGGAGATGGCCGTTGCAATGGCCAGGGGGGGTGGCCTTGGCGTCATCCACAGGAACATGAGCATCGAGGAGCAGGCCGAGCAGGTGAAGAGGGCCAAGAGGGCGGAGCGCTTCATCGTGGAGGACGTGATAATCATAAAACCAGACGAGAGCCTCGACTACGCGCTCTTCCTCATGGAGCGCAACGGCGTTGACGGCCTGCCTGTCGTGGACGATTCAGGAAGGGTCGTTGGGATAATAACCAAGAAGGACATAGCGGCGAAACAGGGGGCAAAGGTCAGCGAGGTCATGACCGGCGAAGTCATAACCGTGCCCGAGACTGTAACGGCTGAAGAGGCAGTTCAGATAATGTTTGATCACATGATAGACAGACTCCCAGTGGTGGACAGTGAAGGGCGACTCGTTGGGCTCATAACGATGAGCGACCTCGCGAAGAGGAGGAAGTACAAGAACGCCGTGAGAGACGGAAACGGCGACCTTCTGGTTGCTGCTGCGGTCGGCCCGTTCGACCTTGAGAGGGCAAAGACCCTCGACAGGGCTGGAGTGGACGTTATAGTCATTGATACCGCACACGCTCACAACCTCAAGGCCATTAAGGCCATGAAGGAGATAAGGAAAGCCGTTGATGCCGACCTCATAGTTGGGAACATCGCCAATCCTAAGGCCGTGGACGACCTGACGTTTGCAGATGCCGTCAAGGTCGGAATCGGGCCGGGAAGCATCTGCACCACGCGCGTTGTTGCGGGTGTGGGCGTTCCTCAGGTTACGGCCATAGCTCTCGTCGCCGACAGGGCCCAGGAGTACGGGCTTCATGTGATAGCAGACGGTGGAATACGTTATTCGGGCGACATAGTTAAGGCCATAGCCGCTGGAGCCGACGCGGTCATGCTCGGCTCTCTCCTCGCCGGAACGAAGGAAGCTCCTGGCAAGGAGGTAGTCATGAACGGCAGGCGCTACAAGCAGTACCGCGGAATGGGCTCGCTTGGGGCCATGATGAAGGGTGGAGCGGAGCGCTACTACCAGAAGGGTCACATGAAGACCAAGAAGTTCGTGCCTGAAGGCGTTGAAGGCGTCGTTCCATACAAGGGTCCGGTTGGAGAAGTTCTCTACCAGCTCGTGGGCGGGCTTCGCTCTGGAATGGGCTACGTGGGAGCTAGGAACATCCCAGAGCTGAAGAAGAGGGGCGAGTTCGTGGTCATAACCCACGCTGGATACATCGAGAGCCATCCTCACGATATCACAATAACAAACGAGGCACCGAACTACCCGCTCGGAAAGTGA
- a CDS encoding DUF835 domain-containing protein gives MDSYLIAAAFDAGIKLSAGGTLLFFSQQRHRKAAYYWGLAWIVYAYAIIGDLGVHPEIAVVLLGFFSSLILQGVLRTNEEVSMSQDYIRTVSWGPAVIGVYTAVLFIFLEKTPEMAVMGVVYGTSGVFLSVGGLILYRVKEFYDQDAAYLGLSLITYGLYQMLYPIFWSEGVRFWGLFIGLVLTVVTALFMVQLSLGEVFEIREPETHIEVQPGVRITDPGHFEDFKRQFGGYPVLAFVRNVEVPDGWRVYRITNLGGHGNISPTNLPRILETAVDYVRSLENSELKPVVVLEGLEYLKIYNDFRALAKFLTSLRDYVITSGGTLMIILEKDAWEERELKILERLLK, from the coding sequence GTGGACTCCTATTTGATAGCGGCCGCATTTGATGCAGGGATTAAACTGAGCGCAGGCGGAACGCTTCTATTCTTCTCCCAGCAGAGACACAGAAAGGCCGCTTACTACTGGGGCCTTGCTTGGATAGTTTACGCCTACGCCATAATAGGCGATTTAGGAGTTCATCCTGAGATAGCTGTCGTTTTACTCGGCTTTTTCTCATCACTCATCCTGCAGGGAGTTTTAAGGACGAATGAAGAGGTTTCAATGTCTCAGGATTACATCCGGACCGTCTCATGGGGGCCTGCAGTTATTGGGGTGTACACCGCAGTTCTCTTCATCTTCCTCGAAAAAACCCCTGAAATGGCCGTCATGGGCGTTGTTTACGGGACCTCTGGCGTCTTTCTGAGTGTAGGAGGGCTTATTCTCTACCGCGTGAAGGAGTTCTACGATCAGGACGCCGCATACCTTGGATTATCCCTGATCACCTACGGCCTATATCAAATGTTGTACCCCATATTCTGGAGCGAGGGCGTCAGGTTCTGGGGCCTGTTCATTGGCCTAGTTCTGACGGTTGTTACCGCTCTCTTCATGGTTCAGCTCTCCCTTGGTGAAGTATTTGAGATCAGAGAGCCGGAAACTCATATAGAAGTCCAGCCTGGAGTTCGTATAACTGATCCAGGGCATTTTGAAGACTTCAAAAGACAGTTTGGGGGGTATCCGGTTCTCGCTTTTGTGAGAAACGTGGAAGTGCCCGATGGATGGAGGGTTTACAGGATAACCAACTTAGGAGGACACGGGAACATTTCTCCTACCAACCTCCCAAGGATTCTTGAGACGGCTGTGGATTACGTCCGCTCCCTTGAAAACTCCGAATTGAAGCCGGTTGTCGTTCTTGAGGGCCTCGAATACCTCAAGATTTACAACGACTTTCGGGCTTTGGCAAAGTTCCTGACGTCCCTACGGGACTACGTCATCACAAGCGGAGGGACGCTCATGATAATCCTTGAAAAAGACGCATGGGAAGAAAGGGAGCTGAAAATCTTAGAGAGGCTCCTCAAGTGA
- a CDS encoding formate--phosphoribosylaminoimidazolecarboxamide ligase, whose protein sequence is MRVTTYASHSALQILKGAKQEGFETVAFGTGRVKPLYTKYFPVADHFIEGTYPEEELLELETVVIPTGSFVAHLGIELVERMRVPYYGNKEVLKWESDRSLERKWLEKAKLRLPRVYDDPDEIDGPVIVKPHGARGGRGYFLAKSPADFWEKAGRLGIRDKEDLSEVQIQEYVVGVPVYPHYFYSKLNDELELMSIDRRYESNADAIGRIPAEEQLGLELNTNYTVIGNIPVVLRESLLMDVIEAGEMVVKTAEELMGGLWGPFCLEGVFTEELEFVVFEISARIVAGTNPFVHGSPYSWLRYDFPVSTGRRIAMELRQALGEDRLGEVLT, encoded by the coding sequence ATGAGGGTAACTACCTACGCTTCCCATTCCGCCCTTCAGATTTTGAAGGGTGCAAAGCAGGAGGGCTTTGAAACGGTGGCCTTTGGGACTGGGAGGGTAAAGCCACTCTACACAAAATACTTCCCGGTCGCTGACCACTTCATCGAAGGGACTTATCCGGAGGAAGAACTGCTTGAGCTTGAGACCGTGGTTATCCCTACCGGTTCCTTCGTGGCCCACCTGGGAATTGAGCTTGTTGAGAGGATGCGCGTCCCCTACTACGGCAACAAAGAGGTTCTCAAATGGGAGAGCGACCGCTCCCTCGAAAGGAAGTGGCTCGAAAAAGCGAAGCTGAGGCTTCCGAGGGTTTACGACGACCCGGACGAGATTGATGGACCGGTTATAGTCAAGCCCCACGGCGCCCGCGGTGGGAGGGGATACTTCCTCGCCAAAAGCCCTGCGGATTTCTGGGAGAAGGCGGGGAGGCTCGGCATCAGGGACAAGGAAGACCTATCCGAAGTTCAGATACAGGAGTACGTGGTCGGCGTCCCAGTTTACCCGCACTACTTCTATTCAAAGCTCAACGACGAGCTGGAGCTGATGAGCATTGACAGGCGTTATGAGTCCAACGCGGACGCGATAGGCAGAATCCCAGCGGAAGAACAGCTGGGCCTTGAACTGAACACCAACTACACGGTAATCGGCAACATTCCAGTCGTCCTCAGGGAGAGCCTGCTCATGGACGTCATCGAGGCTGGAGAAATGGTTGTGAAGACCGCAGAAGAGCTCATGGGTGGCCTTTGGGGCCCCTTCTGCCTTGAGGGAGTGTTCACAGAGGAGCTGGAATTTGTCGTCTTCGAAATCTCAGCCAGGATAGTCGCAGGCACAAATCCCTTCGTCCACGGCTCCCCCTACAGCTGGCTCCGCTACGACTTTCCAGTGAGCACGGGCAGGAGGATAGCGATGGAACTGAGGCAGGCCCTGGGAGAGGACAGGCTGGGTGAAGTCCTCACTTGA